A single genomic interval of Streptococcus suis harbors:
- a CDS encoding alanine/glycine:cation symporter family protein: MLELFKAINNLVWGPPLLLLLVGTGVYFTLRLGVFQIGKLPTAFCLIFSSDQSGQGDVSSFAALCTALAATVGTGNIVGVATAITTGGPGALFWMWVAAFFGMATKYAEGFLAIKYRTKDANGQAAGGPMHYITLGMGQKWKPLAIFFAISGVLVALLGMGTFSQVNSIASSMSASFGLAPQLVSIVTAISIAFFIFGGIEKISDVSTKIVPFMAILYILASLIVLVVHWNELLPTLGLVLKSAFSPGAAVGGFVGATVKEAIQRGIARGVFSNESGLGSAPIAAAAAKSDNPVEQGLISMTGTFIDTIIICTLTGLTILVTGQWSVEGLEGAPLTQAAFATVFGNTGSIALTISLVLFAFTTILGWSYYGERCIEFLFGTQSILPYRLVFVTMVALGGFLKLDLIWTIADIVNGLMALPNLIALLALSPVIIKETRQYFAKKK, translated from the coding sequence ATGTTAGAACTATTTAAGGCTATCAACAATCTTGTTTGGGGACCGCCCCTCTTGTTACTATTGGTCGGAACGGGTGTCTATTTCACCCTTCGTTTGGGAGTATTTCAGATTGGCAAATTGCCGACGGCTTTTTGTCTGATTTTCTCCAGCGACCAGTCTGGTCAGGGAGATGTGTCCAGCTTTGCGGCCCTTTGTACAGCTTTGGCAGCGACAGTTGGTACAGGAAATATTGTCGGAGTTGCGACAGCTATTACTACAGGTGGTCCTGGGGCTCTTTTTTGGATGTGGGTTGCGGCCTTTTTCGGGATGGCAACCAAGTATGCGGAAGGATTTTTAGCCATTAAATACCGTACCAAGGATGCCAATGGGCAAGCAGCTGGTGGACCCATGCATTATATCACCTTGGGGATGGGGCAAAAGTGGAAGCCTTTGGCAATTTTCTTTGCTATTTCAGGTGTTTTAGTGGCTCTCTTGGGAATGGGGACATTTTCACAGGTTAATTCGATTGCCTCTTCTATGTCTGCTAGCTTTGGTCTGGCTCCCCAGTTGGTCAGCATTGTGACAGCTATTTCAATTGCTTTCTTTATCTTTGGGGGAATTGAAAAAATTTCGGATGTTTCAACCAAAATCGTTCCTTTCATGGCGATTTTATACATTTTGGCAAGTTTGATAGTCTTGGTAGTTCACTGGAATGAACTGCTGCCGACACTTGGTTTGGTTCTGAAATCTGCCTTCTCACCTGGAGCAGCAGTAGGTGGCTTTGTAGGGGCAACTGTAAAAGAAGCAATCCAACGTGGTATTGCGCGTGGAGTGTTTTCAAATGAATCTGGTCTAGGTTCGGCGCCTATTGCTGCTGCGGCAGCCAAGTCTGATAATCCAGTTGAGCAGGGCTTGATTTCTATGACGGGTACCTTTATCGATACGATTATTATCTGTACCTTAACAGGTTTGACAATCTTGGTGACAGGTCAGTGGTCTGTCGAAGGATTGGAAGGAGCTCCTCTGACACAGGCAGCTTTTGCAACAGTTTTTGGCAATACAGGATCTATTGCCTTGACGATTAGTTTGGTACTTTTTGCTTTTACAACTATTCTTGGATGGTCTTACTATGGTGAACGCTGTATCGAATTCCTCTTTGGCACCCAGTCTATCTTGCCTTACCGTCTGGTCTTTGTAACCATGGTTGCTCTTGGTGGCTTCCTCAAGCTGGACTTGATTTGGACCATCGCTGATATTGTAAATGGTCTCATGGCACTACCAAACTTGATCGCCTTACTAGCTCTCTCTCCTGTTATCATCAAGGAGACACGCCAGTATTTTGCAAAGAAGAAATAA
- a CDS encoding IS110 family transposase, whose translation MRAVFGIDVSKASSEVAILVNGEKVHGYAMSNDAIGFARLLGDLRTVHKPEIIFEATGVYSRRLQAFLDEHDYAYTRLNPLEAKKQLDSLRVRKTDQIDAEKLAQSQFVLNRKPTYVQEEVYQELRDLSRFYQNLTEDIVRAKNRLHKVLQVTFPEIETVLSKPTGEQYWNLVTAFPCKDFVLDLSKDELLESIRQSTSKRISDKRVAYLAEKLIALANQSYCAVKKTSPILEEVRYYAKELLRLSGQRQAVLDEMVELAQPLPEYDILLSIPGIAETTATSIIGELGDIRRFQSANQINAFIGIDLRHYESGNFLAKEHITKRGNPYARKILFKCIHNIASASHTNPCHIADFYEKRKRQSQTTSTKPHTIASIHRLIRTMYYLIMHNKLYDYASTQNR comes from the coding sequence ATGCGTGCAGTTTTTGGGATTGATGTGAGTAAGGCAAGTTCAGAAGTGGCCATTCTAGTCAATGGTGAGAAAGTTCATGGCTATGCCATGTCCAATGACGCCATCGGCTTTGCTCGGCTACTTGGCGATTTGAGAACCGTCCATAAGCCAGAAATCATCTTTGAAGCAACAGGTGTCTATTCTCGTCGTCTTCAAGCTTTTCTGGATGAACATGACTACGCTTATACACGGCTTAATCCCTTAGAAGCTAAGAAGCAACTGGATAGCTTGCGTGTGCGGAAAACAGATCAAATTGACGCCGAAAAACTGGCTCAATCTCAATTTGTGCTGAATCGTAAACCCACTTATGTCCAAGAAGAAGTCTATCAAGAACTGCGAGATTTAAGTCGCTTCTATCAGAACTTAACTGAGGACATCGTTCGAGCTAAAAACCGTCTGCACAAGGTCTTGCAAGTCACGTTTCCAGAGATAGAGACTGTCTTATCAAAGCCAACTGGGGAACAATACTGGAACTTAGTTACTGCGTTTCCTTGCAAGGACTTCGTGCTTGATTTAAGCAAGGACGAACTCTTAGAGAGCATTCGTCAGTCCACCTCAAAACGTATTTCGGACAAGCGTGTGGCGTATTTAGCTGAGAAGCTGATAGCACTAGCTAATCAATCTTATTGTGCCGTCAAGAAAACCTCTCCAATACTGGAAGAGGTGCGTTATTATGCAAAAGAATTGCTTCGGCTTTCTGGACAGAGACAGGCAGTCTTAGACGAAATGGTAGAACTAGCTCAGCCATTACCTGAATACGACATTCTGCTCTCTATTCCTGGAATAGCTGAGACTACTGCAACAAGTATTATTGGTGAACTGGGAGATATTCGCCGTTTTCAGTCTGCCAATCAAATCAATGCCTTTATCGGTATTGATCTGAGACACTATGAATCTGGCAACTTCCTCGCTAAGGAACACATTACCAAGCGTGGCAATCCCTACGCTAGAAAAATTCTGTTCAAATGTATTCACAATATCGCTTCAGCCAGTCACACCAATCCTTGCCATATCGCCGACTTTTATGAGAAACGAAAAAGACAATCACAAACGACTTCAACGAAGCCGCACACGATTGCCTCCATACATCGTCTCATTCGGACAATGTATTACCTCATTATGCATAACAAACTTTACGATTACGCTTCAACCCAAAATCGGTAA
- a CDS encoding mechanosensitive ion channel family protein, with protein MNDFITKYLSQFNIEAIVTAGLNKVLSLVLLFVAFYIIKKIAKASVKKVLVPSLKVSTQEIGRQKTISRLVESILNYLLYFILIYCILSILGLPVSSLLAGAGIAGVAVGLGAQGFLSDLVNGFFILIERQFDVGDVVKLTNGPITISGTIVSMGIQTTQVRDADGTLHFIPNRNILVVSNQSRGDMRAQIDIPLKFNTDLEQVYRVIEEVNVREISNFDQITGVTVLGPQNAISGQFIFRVNLFVANGQQNKIYHQFFGFYQDALRQAGIDLPSSGPTVLK; from the coding sequence ATGAATGATTTTATTACCAAGTATTTGTCTCAATTTAATATTGAGGCCATTGTGACAGCAGGTCTAAATAAGGTTTTATCGCTTGTTTTACTCTTTGTTGCATTTTACATTATCAAGAAGATAGCTAAAGCTTCTGTGAAAAAGGTTTTAGTTCCCTCCCTAAAGGTATCCACTCAGGAAATTGGTCGTCAGAAGACCATCAGTCGTCTGGTGGAGAGTATCCTGAATTATTTGCTCTACTTTATTCTCATTTATTGTATCTTGAGCATTTTAGGTTTACCGGTATCCAGTCTTCTTGCAGGAGCCGGGATTGCTGGGGTAGCTGTTGGGCTGGGCGCACAAGGTTTTCTCTCAGACTTGGTCAATGGATTCTTTATCTTAATTGAACGACAGTTTGACGTCGGAGATGTGGTTAAGTTAACCAACGGGCCCATTACCATTTCAGGAACCATCGTTAGCATGGGAATCCAAACAACACAAGTACGTGATGCAGATGGGACATTGCATTTTATTCCCAATCGCAACATTCTAGTGGTGTCCAATCAGTCAAGAGGGGACATGCGTGCTCAAATCGATATTCCGCTCAAATTTAATACCGATTTGGAGCAAGTCTATCGCGTAATAGAAGAGGTCAATGTGAGAGAAATCAGCAATTTTGACCAGATTACAGGTGTGACTGTATTAGGTCCCCAAAACGCTATTTCGGGACAGTTTATATTTCGTGTTAATCTTTTTGTAGCCAACGGTCAACAGAACAAGATCTATCATCAATTCTTTGGTTTTTATCAAGATGCCCTGCGTCAAGCAGGAATAGATTTACCTTCAAGTGGGCCAACTGTTTTAAAATAA
- a CDS encoding DUF4352 domain-containing protein, which translates to MQTKDFVVENGQMYYKKKPLHKQPLFWTTIAGAVLSFILGVTCFIFMIGLSAANFDNWDTGSDGYIDETVEYTEYQVGDSVDFSDGLHVTVTSMGKDDSVELVDSYYGTAYVVEVEVENSTAEELYFDEYYFSLVDPASQIPFTLDMRTYDVNLVEKLKPGEKVQVKLIYGIDNETNFGFTYEDAMWTELVAEGI; encoded by the coding sequence ATGCAAACAAAAGATTTTGTCGTTGAAAATGGGCAGATGTATTATAAGAAGAAACCCTTGCACAAACAGCCTCTCTTTTGGACAACCATTGCTGGTGCAGTCCTTTCTTTCATCCTAGGAGTGACCTGTTTTATTTTTATGATTGGTCTAAGCGCAGCAAATTTTGATAATTGGGATACAGGTAGTGACGGATACATTGATGAGACTGTGGAATACACGGAGTATCAAGTTGGTGACTCAGTTGATTTTTCTGATGGTCTTCATGTGACAGTAACGTCTATGGGCAAAGACGATAGCGTAGAACTAGTAGATAGCTACTATGGCACAGCTTATGTTGTTGAAGTGGAAGTTGAAAATTCGACCGCAGAAGAACTCTATTTTGATGAATACTATTTTAGTTTGGTTGATCCTGCTAGTCAGATTCCATTTACCCTAGATATGCGAACCTATGATGTGAATCTAGTTGAAAAGCTGAAGCCAGGAGAGAAAGTACAAGTAAAACTTATCTACGGTATAGATAATGAAACAAACTTTGGTTTTACCTACGAAGATGCCATGTGGACGGAATTAGTCGCAGAAGGTATCTAA
- the gdhA gene encoding NADP-specific glutamate dehydrogenase has protein sequence MSNAKAYIQASFEAVKARNPHETEFLQAVEELFSTLEPVFEAHPEYIEENILARIVEPERIISFRVPWTDKDGNVQVNRGYRVQFNSAVGPYKGGLRFHPTVNQSILKFLGFEQIFKNVLTGLPIGGGKGGSDFDPKGKTDAEIMRFCQSFMTELQKHIGPSLDVPAGDIGVGGREIGYMYGQYKRLRQFDAGVLTGKPLGFGGSLIRPEATGYGLVYFTDNMLAANGKSFKDQTVLISGSGNVAQYAVQKATELGAKVISVSDSNGYIIDETGIDFDLLVDIKEKRRARLTEYAAEKATAKYFEGSVWNYDGKADIALPCATQNEINGDQAAALVKNGVYCVAEGANMPSDLDAIKVYKENGVLYGLAKAANAGGVAVSALEMSQNSLRLSWTREEVDGRLKDIMANIFNTAKETAEKYDLGTDYLAGANIAAFEQIADSMIAQGLV, from the coding sequence ATGTCAAATGCCAAAGCTTACATCCAAGCTTCTTTTGAAGCAGTCAAAGCCCGCAACCCACATGAAACAGAATTCCTCCAAGCTGTAGAAGAGCTTTTCTCTACACTTGAGCCTGTTTTTGAAGCACACCCAGAATACATCGAAGAAAACATCTTGGCCCGTATCGTTGAGCCTGAGCGTATCATCAGCTTCCGTGTTCCATGGACAGATAAAGATGGAAATGTCCAAGTCAACCGTGGCTACCGTGTTCAGTTCAACTCAGCTGTAGGTCCTTACAAGGGCGGTCTTCGCTTCCACCCAACTGTAAACCAATCCATCTTGAAGTTCCTCGGTTTTGAGCAAATCTTCAAAAACGTCTTGACTGGTCTGCCAATCGGTGGTGGTAAAGGTGGTTCAGACTTTGATCCTAAAGGAAAAACTGATGCTGAAATCATGCGCTTCTGCCAAAGCTTCATGACTGAATTGCAAAAACACATCGGACCTTCACTTGACGTCCCTGCAGGTGACATCGGTGTCGGTGGTCGTGAGATTGGTTACATGTACGGTCAATACAAACGCCTCCGCCAGTTTGATGCAGGTGTCTTGACTGGTAAACCTCTTGGCTTCGGTGGTTCATTGATCCGCCCAGAAGCAACTGGTTACGGTTTGGTTTACTTCACTGACAATATGTTGGCTGCAAATGGTAAATCCTTCAAAGACCAAACTGTACTTATCTCAGGTTCTGGTAACGTTGCCCAATATGCTGTTCAAAAAGCGACTGAACTTGGTGCAAAAGTTATTTCTGTTTCAGACTCAAATGGTTACATCATTGACGAAACTGGTATCGACTTCGACCTCTTGGTAGACATCAAAGAAAAACGCCGCGCTCGTTTGACAGAATACGCTGCAGAAAAAGCAACTGCTAAGTACTTCGAAGGTTCTGTATGGAACTACGACGGCAAGGCTGATATTGCCCTTCCATGTGCGACTCAAAACGAAATCAACGGCGATCAAGCTGCTGCCCTTGTGAAGAATGGCGTTTACTGTGTAGCTGAAGGTGCCAACATGCCATCTGACCTTGATGCTATCAAAGTTTACAAAGAAAATGGCGTTCTTTACGGCCTTGCTAAAGCAGCCAATGCCGGTGGTGTTGCCGTATCTGCCCTTGAAATGAGCCAAAACAGCCTTCGTCTTTCATGGACTCGTGAAGAAGTAGACGGTCGTCTCAAAGACATCATGGCAAACATCTTCAACACCGCTAAAGAAACTGCTGAAAAATACGACCTTGGTACAGACTACCTCGCAGGTGCTAACATCGCAGCCTTTGAACAAATTGCGGATAGCATGATTGCCCAAGGTTTGGTATAA
- a CDS encoding dihydroorotate oxidase: MVSTATTLGGFTFDNCLMNAAGVWCMTKEELDAVKNSKAGTFVTKTATLDYRAGNPEPRYQNVPLGSINSMGLPNQGLAYYLDYLLELQETEPERTFVLSVVGMSPDETHEILRTVEASDFKGLTELNLSCPNVPGKPQIAYDFETTETILQEVFTYFTKPLGIKLPPYFDIVHFDQAAAIFNQFPLKFVNCVNSIGNGLYIEDEQVVIKPKNGFGGIGGEYIKPTALANVHAFYQRLKSEIQIVGTGGVLTGRDAFEHILCGASMVQVGTTLQKEGVAAFERITAELQAIMAEKGYETIEDFRGKLQHLDD; encoded by the coding sequence ATGGTTTCAACAGCAACGACACTCGGTGGATTTACCTTTGATAATTGTTTGATGAATGCGGCAGGGGTTTGGTGCATGACCAAGGAAGAATTGGATGCGGTTAAGAACTCGAAGGCGGGTACTTTTGTAACAAAAACAGCAACCTTGGACTACCGCGCGGGTAATCCAGAACCACGTTATCAGAATGTTCCGCTTGGTTCTATCAATTCGATGGGTTTGCCAAATCAGGGCTTGGCTTACTATTTGGATTATCTACTAGAATTGCAGGAAACGGAGCCAGAACGCACATTTGTTTTATCTGTAGTTGGAATGTCGCCTGATGAGACTCATGAAATTTTGAGAACTGTAGAAGCCAGTGATTTTAAGGGGTTGACAGAGTTAAATCTTTCTTGTCCTAATGTCCCTGGAAAACCGCAGATTGCCTATGATTTTGAAACGACAGAAACCATCTTGCAGGAGGTCTTCACTTACTTTACCAAACCACTCGGTATTAAGTTACCACCTTATTTCGATATTGTGCATTTTGACCAAGCAGCAGCGATTTTCAACCAGTTTCCTTTGAAGTTTGTCAACTGTGTCAACTCTATTGGAAATGGTCTATATATTGAAGACGAGCAGGTGGTCATTAAGCCTAAAAATGGTTTTGGAGGTATAGGCGGTGAATATATCAAACCGACAGCCTTGGCAAATGTCCATGCCTTCTACCAACGCTTGAAATCGGAGATTCAGATTGTTGGGACTGGTGGCGTCTTGACAGGTCGGGATGCCTTCGAACACATCTTGTGTGGCGCCAGCATGGTCCAAGTTGGAACAACCCTGCAAAAGGAAGGTGTGGCAGCCTTTGAACGCATTACGGCTGAATTGCAGGCCATTATGGCTGAAAAAGGCTACGAGACCATTGAAGATTTTCGTGGCAAGCTACAGCACTTAGATGATTGA
- a CDS encoding CapA family protein, translating into MEKRANYIRRKRYASYRTKMHLFFICGLATIILAIIIVSEHLVPRLNQASESMHSDNSVRIMAHGDLLYHLPILRGAELADGQYDFSENFTYVKPWIEQADFAIADFEGTISPDVELAGYPLFNAPAIVANNIHDAGYDLVDLAHNHILDSHLSGLISTVNTFRDAGVDTVGVYAEGNRATAPLYIREVNGIRIAVLAYAYGFNGMEALLGQEEYDAYLSDFDKEKMRAEIERAEKEADITIVMPQTGVEYQLEPTEEQTSLYHQMIDWGADIVLGGHPHVVEPAEIIEKDGQRKLIIYSMGNFLSNQRIESMDDTPNSQWTERGVLMDIRIQKENGQTSIQTAQAHPTWVNRISQGMYSLDGYERFSYQTYVLEDWVAGGRYYGQLDLDTQARVDAAYQEMKDFVNLVW; encoded by the coding sequence ATGGAGAAAAGAGCGAACTATATTCGCAGAAAACGATATGCGTCCTATCGGACAAAGATGCATTTGTTTTTTATCTGTGGCTTAGCGACTATTATCTTGGCGATTATTATTGTAAGCGAGCACCTAGTTCCTAGGCTGAATCAGGCCTCAGAATCAATGCACTCAGATAATTCTGTTCGCATCATGGCTCATGGGGATTTGCTCTATCACCTTCCCATCCTTCGTGGGGCGGAGTTGGCAGACGGTCAGTATGATTTTTCTGAGAATTTTACCTACGTAAAGCCCTGGATAGAACAGGCTGATTTCGCTATCGCAGACTTTGAAGGGACCATTTCCCCAGATGTCGAATTAGCAGGTTACCCACTTTTTAATGCGCCTGCCATTGTCGCCAACAATATCCATGATGCAGGCTACGATTTGGTGGACTTAGCCCATAATCATATCTTGGACTCACATCTATCAGGGCTGATTTCCACTGTCAATACATTTAGAGATGCAGGTGTGGATACAGTCGGTGTCTACGCCGAAGGCAATCGGGCAACTGCACCACTCTACATTCGAGAAGTCAATGGTATCCGTATAGCTGTCCTAGCCTATGCTTACGGTTTCAACGGGATGGAGGCTTTGCTGGGTCAGGAGGAATATGATGCCTATTTATCGGATTTTGATAAAGAAAAGATGCGGGCAGAGATTGAGCGAGCTGAGAAAGAGGCGGATATTACCATCGTCATGCCTCAGACGGGTGTGGAATACCAGTTGGAGCCTACGGAGGAACAGACCAGTTTGTACCATCAAATGATTGATTGGGGAGCAGACATCGTTCTTGGTGGGCATCCGCATGTAGTCGAGCCCGCAGAGATTATTGAAAAAGATGGCCAGAGAAAATTGATTATCTATTCGATGGGGAATTTCCTGTCCAATCAGCGTATTGAGAGCATGGATGATACACCAAATTCCCAATGGACCGAGCGGGGTGTCTTGATGGATATAAGGATTCAAAAAGAGAATGGGCAGACAAGTATTCAAACTGCTCAAGCCCATCCAACCTGGGTGAATCGTATCTCTCAGGGAATGTATTCACTGGATGGTTATGAGCGTTTTAGCTATCAGACTTATGTATTGGAAGACTGGGTCGCTGGTGGTCGATACTATGGACAATTGGATCTAGATACACAGGCGCGTGTGGATGCAGCCTATCAAGAAATGAAAGACTTTGTCAATTTGGTATGGTGA
- a CDS encoding helix-turn-helix domain-containing protein, with amino-acid sequence MKLHLGKTLRKVRQGKQISLCSLADEHLSKSQISRFERGESEISCVRLINILDKLNISLDEFLILHDSDYTNTESFAKLMQYIRKQYSSQNIDNIASLLSNSSKYNLNPYVRTMVKSILHTLDSNIVPSDEELLQLTDYLFKIENWGYYEIILLGNCVRTINYDSYFLLTKEMLHNYIYSSLNKTNKRIVTQLAINCFILSIDMEKFSNCSYLISEIKKLLDNELNFYEQTVFLYATGYFEFKRSGKGIEKMKQAIQVLDLLGEDKLKLHYTSHFDKLVNKK; translated from the coding sequence ATGAAATTACATCTTGGAAAAACTTTGAGAAAAGTAAGACAAGGAAAACAAATCAGTCTATGTTCTCTAGCAGATGAGCATCTTTCTAAATCACAAATATCTCGTTTTGAACGTGGAGAGTCAGAAATATCTTGTGTTCGACTTATCAATATTTTAGACAAATTAAACATTTCTCTAGATGAATTTCTTATTCTTCATGATAGTGATTATACCAACACAGAATCATTTGCTAAATTAATGCAGTATATTCGTAAACAATATTCATCGCAAAATATAGATAATATAGCCTCATTACTTTCAAACTCTTCAAAATATAATTTAAATCCGTATGTGAGAACTATGGTAAAGTCCATTCTACATACACTAGACAGTAACATTGTTCCATCAGATGAAGAGTTGCTTCAACTAACAGACTATCTCTTTAAAATTGAAAACTGGGGTTACTATGAAATCATTTTATTAGGTAACTGTGTGCGAACAATTAATTACGACTCCTACTTCCTATTAACAAAAGAAATGCTACATAATTACATCTATTCTTCATTAAATAAAACCAATAAGCGAATCGTTACTCAGCTAGCTATAAATTGTTTCATTCTTAGCATAGATATGGAAAAATTTTCAAATTGTTCCTATTTGATTAGTGAGATAAAAAAATTATTAGACAATGAACTAAACTTTTATGAACAAACTGTTTTTCTTTATGCTACTGGCTACTTTGAATTTAAGCGATCAGGTAAAGGAATTGAAAAAATGAAACAAGCCATACAAGTGCTCGATCTTTTAGGAGAAGACAAGTTAAAATTACACTATACTAGCCATTTTGATAAACTGGTAAATAAAAAATAA
- a CDS encoding SHP2/SHP3 family peptide pheromone, with translation MKKISKLIPILVLIMDIIIIVGG, from the coding sequence ATGAAGAAAATATCAAAACTTATCCCGATTTTGGTATTGATTATGGACATCATTATCATTGTTGGTGGGTAA
- a CDS encoding C39 family peptidase, with protein MVKVSLIKNDKLSNVQNITGFAPVIGYEPWALRTIESVKQSLVDGQPILIRIHSALSYPTDSDRNTAKLDMESHAVLIIGYDDFKQEFDILDPWRVDWNGSKGGLSTIKYEALPIVCVNATAEKSTRCSLIQKKVAVYTDKFYNTSVSIDFGFYVPKGYIIDQKQSKFTEFDVTASYTLNGSVFTYHNIIRGEWWVGQTAKMEIPIGKDISEEVDVHFAVSSKLVGDRPYHYEDIIKFEFNEMVDVTSSSQHKYKQEFDLNKVVV; from the coding sequence ATGGTTAAAGTATCGTTGATAAAAAATGACAAATTGTCAAATGTACAAAATATAACAGGTTTTGCACCTGTTATTGGGTATGAGCCATGGGCTTTAAGGACGATAGAGAGTGTTAAGCAATCATTAGTAGATGGACAACCTATTTTAATCCGTATTCATTCTGCACTATCTTATCCTACAGATAGTGATAGAAATACAGCTAAGTTAGATATGGAATCTCATGCGGTATTAATTATTGGATATGATGATTTTAAGCAAGAATTCGATATTCTAGACCCTTGGAGAGTTGATTGGAACGGTTCAAAAGGGGGACTTTCAACCATTAAATACGAAGCACTTCCTATAGTATGTGTTAATGCGACGGCTGAAAAGAGTACTCGTTGTTCACTAATTCAGAAGAAAGTAGCTGTGTATACAGATAAGTTTTATAATACCAGCGTTAGTATTGATTTTGGATTTTATGTCCCCAAAGGATACATAATAGATCAAAAACAATCTAAATTTACTGAGTTTGATGTAACTGCATCTTACACTTTAAACGGATCAGTATTCACTTATCATAATATTATTCGTGGTGAATGGTGGGTAGGGCAGACTGCAAAAATGGAAATTCCGATTGGTAAGGATATTTCTGAGGAAGTAGATGTGCATTTTGCTGTATCATCTAAATTAGTGGGAGATAGACCATACCACTATGAAGATATTATAAAATTTGAGTTTAATGAAATGGTTGATGTGACTAGTAGCTCTCAGCACAAATATAAGCAGGAATTTGACCTTAATAAGGTTGTAGTTTAA